The genomic stretch tctagcgtacgatccattctgataTTTATTTctacagatacagcctaacggacggctcattctgctactcagatactacctagcgtacggtacattctgaagtgtagtctagcgtacgactacttcttatctcagatacagcctaacggacgactcattctgctactcagatacgatctagcgtacgatccattctgatctttatttctctagatacaacctaacggacgactcattctgctactcagatacgatctagcgtacgatccattctgatctttatttctccagatacagcctaacggacaGCTCATgctgctactcagatacgatctagcgtacgatccattctgaccttcattatctcagatacagcctaacggatggctcattctgctacttagatatgatctagcgtacgatccattctgatctttatttctccaaatacagcctaacggatggctcattctgctactcagatacgatctagcgtacgatccattctgacctttatttctccagatacagcctaacgggcggctcgttctgctactcagatacgatctagcgtacgatccattctgatctttatttctccaaatacagcctaacggacggctcattctgctactcagatacgatctagcgtatgatccattcttATCTTTCatcctcagtgaagtcgccagcctaatggacgacttattctgcaactcagatacggtccAGCGTTTGACCCATTCTGACCCTTGcctcatcaggttcagctcaccctaatatcacctaatggatgatTCATTATACGGTTTAGAGTACGACtcggtgtgacacccatgtcttcagaaATGGTCTAATATACGACGCcctctgaagctctcatcatcaaactcTCTGGATGGCGTCTTTAAGtccatctccatcaagactatcttttaattaacaagtgcaaattttccaggcattctaagtgttcaataatcttccacctcccgatcacgaatggcgtacataccattctaaatctcggtttaagaatatcttacaggggcaactgtcataccccaaaatttgcccgttatTTTTATGATACTTTCAACAGGTTCCAATGAGGTATATTCATTTTTCAAAGCATTAATCTCAAAGGAACAAAGATCCAGCGCACAGGtcaccaaatccagaagatgacctgaactgtcatgctcgctaggcgagcaaaccctTCGCTAGGCCAAGCCCACGCTTCATCCTTCGCTCCAGCGGACCTTGTTGGTTTagctactggaatgctcgctacCTACTCGCTAGATGCTCGCCTAGAGAGTAAGTACTAGCTgtgcttttatccaagtctgggagtaTTCACTGGAACACTTACTGagtgttcgcctagcgaacccttcactagctcactcgcctagcgaagcttgcggatataCAAAAATTCTGGGCCTAAATTGCCTTCAgtctgagcccaccaagacacaaaAAATCAGCTATAAATTCCAAGACCTCATTTGAAAAAGAGGACAGAGGAGAAAACCCTGGAGACAACCCTGAATAACGGAGAAAACCCTAGAAGCTAATTCAAAGCAGCCTCCATATACGCggaagggaactcatctgcaaaaAGGTTACCTCCACCAACTCTATCAGGCCTAAACCCTAAGGTGCAATTCAGTTTCATtcaatcaggtttgccctattcccactACTCTATGCtccaatttgaaatttctaaatgtatgaaGCATTGTGGTTGAATTTGGAAGGGTAGGTATTGTTAGGTTCTGCCTGTaggtttagatgtgcatgaatgtgtaaaaccataccttgaatgtttaaccacgtaatttctgtaatggatgccatagggtttggggtttccgAAATCGTACCagtatcaaagaagaacccagaacccgcaaCCGTTCactagcacctcgctaagcgaacatgtagcgagggttcgccaggccttcgctaggcgaggcagtagcgaacatgacagtagttgattttttttctgttttcATTCTGATCTGTTTGGGatttgtttgacatgttttctattgcatttTCATGCTATTTGCCTGACACTATtattgctatgattcttttgtttggtgcaactcttgattgcaccccatcccgttattctaacatgtttgctgagtttttgtaagggctcacatgACCCTTGAAGAGATGCtcggtattccactttatttgtgggataccattgtggagatttattctgattacttggccaattacattgccttcgaatatatgatcttggccctctctatgttgccttacgatattacggtcatgtcccgcgaatgtggggatacccttagcaaagaccctttcgattaatcatcatcatccctaaacagataagtcatagtcccttcgatcaaaaaGTCAATGTCCCTACGAGATAAACCTTGTCCCTCGAATGTcgccttcgaatatatgactttgtccctcgatgacccttcgttgtagcctacgattaaatgatgatcgtcccttcgaatgctaaggtatccttacaaatgttgtCTTCAATTACCAATCGACGAacccacgatgtccctttacatccaaagaataagactacttacttctcaatagtaaggacagttttaccctcctaaggataggaaatacctataaagaccttggttaggtataactcttaaatgcttgctcacagcttaaaatacttttcacacctcacacttttcaaaacatcttttagaaaatcaccacttggtatacattcgcaccagaatcatcgccgagttatatttttctaaacatctttcaaaatcaaatgagataaacactttgtatacattcgtacaagaatcattacaaagttaaactctcttttcaaaatattttctaaacacaccacatttctcaaacactttctcaaacaaggaaaacataagtgagttaagcaattaagagcccatggataaccatggatacaaagggtgctaacaccttccctttgtataatgtacctcccaaactcaaaatctaatcaaggtctttcctgttcttttccgcctttccttattggataaaagaaaagtcggtggcgactcttgctatccgcaacattgcttttcaaagcaaaaacacaaagtcagttcaccgtatcacatCAGCCAAACACATAAGCCTAGATTTGAGACTCAGCACGATGCGCTTTGTGCAATAGGATATATCACTGCAGATTATTTGTCTAGAGCACTTATGCCAGAAAATTTTCTCCGGAAAACACTTAGATGCCTAGTTGATGTGGTTAATTCTGAAACTTCTGCTCTTGCTGCTGTTGCAATGCAAGCATTAGGTCATATTGGATTGCGTATTTCTTTACCTCCACTTGAGGATTCTAATTCAGATGGAATTCTCATACTTCTGTATGATAAATTGAGTAATTTTCTCTTGAGTGATGATGGTAAAGCAATACAGAAGATCGTCATATCCATTGGGCATATATGTGTAAAGGAATCATCATCCTTTCATATAGATATGGCCTTAAATTTGATTTTCAGTCTTTGCCGATCTAAGGCCGAGGATGTTCTGTTTGCTGTTGGGGAGGCACTTTCTTTTTTGTGGGGTAGTGTTCCTGTCAGTGCTGACACAATCCTAAGAACTAACTTCACTTCACTATCGACTGCTTCAAATTTTCTGATGGGAGATTTAAACTCTGCTGAGTCAAAGCAGATcccaaatggacaaagtgaacATAGTGAAAGATACCATGCTTCTGCAAGAGATGCAATTACGAAAAAGCTTTTTCATGAGCTTTTGTATAGTAGCAGGAAAGAAGAGCGATGTGCTGGAACTGTCTGGCTAGTATCACTTACAAAGTACTGCGGCAGTCATCCTACTATTCAGAAAATGCTTCCAGAAATTCAGGAGGCTTTCCCTCACCTTCTTGGTGAACAAAATGAACTCACACAAGAGTTGGCTTCTCAAGGCATGAGTATTGTGTATGACCTTGGTGATGAATCTATGAAACAAACTTTGGTGAATGAACTTGTGAATACGTTGACTGGGTCAGGCAAATGGAAAAGAGCAATCAAGCTTGTTGAagattctgaagtatttcaagATGGATCTCTTGGTGAAACTGCTAGTGGAGGTAAACTGAACACTTACAAGGAGTTATGTAGCTTAGCAAATGAGATGGGACAGCCAGACTTGATTTATAAGTTTATGGATTTAGCAAATCATCAAGCTTCTTTGAATTCTAAGAGAGCAGCTGCTTCTGGCTTCTCaaaaatagcaaagcaagcagGGGATGCTCTTAAGCCACATTTACAATCTTTGGTTCCAAGGCTTGTACGCTACCAGTATGATCCTGATAAAAATGTACAGGATGCAATGGTACACATATGGAAGTCACTAGTGGCTGATTCGAAGAAAACCATTGATGAACACTTAGATCTCATTATTGATGATTTACTAGTTCAATGTGGATCTCGACTTTGGCGGTCAcgtgtgtaacacctcaaaatttgccctcctctcttgggactagcataacatattacatatcatttttaggtcattaggcattgcatattgcatatcatgtggttacattgtgcaagttatcctcctaagtcttggtcagaagataagaggtggagatgcaagcctagggttttattgactgatcattagccatatgaggattgggctataaattagggtttttgatttctcaaggagatggaGCTTGgtcttggttgcaatgatacatcatcatcatcatggtcttgatatcatccaagggtttcagaagattgatcaagataccttgagattagggttttgaccattggtcaaccctaatcagttgtattgggccaatcagggcatagcaaggagagggggtctatgatggatatgaggatcatttcatGTGGTTTTATTGAgcatattgaggctagggtttcatccttgagccatttcattaGAGGATTGGGGCTTAATtggatcagtgcattgccaaattcatctatcagttggaaaagtcaactatggtcaactgttcttgattttatggatttggaggtggaattgagttggatacacttcattcatgttgaaacaagtgttatttgacatttcaaagctcaagaagggagaaaatcaagtcagacaaaaaattgccaaaaatagaaagtgacttgtaatggaagtttccaaaaatggaaagtttttgaccacaaaattacatgtccaaggaagcttcaaatgaaaatttgttcaacatgaaagttgtatatcttggtctcacctttccaaaaagtccaagaacttgaaattcccatgtatggttggcaagttatggtccattcaatttcaaaaatgacccataatcaaagtggcataactttcacatggagtgtccaaattgagtgatctttttatgtgcaaactccatttgacatgtactttcatggtgcataattgaaattcaccaaaagtggtcaatgcaaaaggtcaattttcaagtgtacaattaaaaagtcaagggcaaaatggtccaagttgagaaataattggaattttggcatgggagtttttgcaacacatcacatatGCCAATTAGAGATGGTTTGAATTGTCATAAGTGTTCAAGGTTCAATATTTGGCCAGGCTATTTTGAaacttcacttgaaaatgcattttTTGGCATAACAtatggaaaatgagaaatacaatgccaattgctatgaaaccaaagccaacacatcacaaatgataattggaagatgtctgagctgtcatacagctgtcatgagGCCTAGGGTGAAATGTCATTTTTGCCCTTTCACTCAAAATTGGCATTACACTAATCAAATTCATTTTTGTTAATTGGAGATTAAGAGGTGATTAAGAGATAGTATATATCATTAATTGTAACTGAAATGATGATCACAATTGCAATTCTCAAGAAATCTaactgattttccctccaaaagtgCAAAAACTCAAGAATCTTCATCAAGCTTCTTTTGATCCAATCTTCATCAATTCTCAATCATTTTTCGAAATTCTTTTTGATTCATCTTCCTTACATCTTCCTCTCCAACTGTTTTGGTGATTTGGTGCAAGAAACCTTCGGAATCTCCACTGCTCAAAGTAAGGTCAACAATGGTGATTGGAAAATTCTTGCAATTGGAGTAACTTTGAGCTAAAGCACGCATTGcattcatcttcctcaacctTGATCTCAATCTGTTTTGGACAATTGGAGCAAGAAACCTCAAATTCGAGCACTGCCATCTCCAAGGTACCAAAACTCGAATCTCACCATTTCTTGAATTGTGATATGCTTTTGGTAGTTTATTCATCATAGATCATCATGCTGTGCTTAGTTTTTAAAATGATTGAGTGTAGAAAGAGAAATCatgattttaagtttgatgttCATTTCTTTTTTGGTTCGATCTGTGATGTGTGTTGAGAATTAAGAGAAATCATTAGCATATCTTGAATGTACATGTTAAGACGATTCCAACGGTTATAGATTTGTGAGTTTTGGTGAGGAAATGAGCGAAACCGATTTTGGAAGGAGAGGTACATGAACACGCGATGAAGGTGACGAAATTCTGAAAAATGCTGCGTTTGATCCACTGAATTGCAAGGCCAATTTCAAAATCATGTTTCCCACCAAAAACCGTCCACTCACGCGCTGACACGGCATTAAGTGGCTGCTGTGTCGTTTTGGCCTTGGAAGTGATATTTACGAGACTGCCATTGGACTTAATTAAAacattttaattcattttaatccttaaataattattccataatattaacaaaactttaaaaaatcataaaaaattcatttctaatccaaaattagtgaggctttttttgatagatcccaaattttgtctagaattttataggcatgataccataagttgtgcatggagaaattttgaccttgcctattgatctttgacttgtgtgcatattttacatgtttcaccatatccttcatgaaatgctcatgcttccaaagaaatgaatgaaaattttagtgcttattctggacatgttgatggtgatttccatgtagagtttgtgaattttggatacttggttgattagatatgaatttttggattaaggtgtgacaatttgtgtcacaccaagctaggtcaactttctgattttatttaaaatgcttagggatgttggtttgagctgaaattttgtgtggatgatcattgatatgtcaagataacatgtaaattttgctggaatttttgatgtcattttctaattgattgataattttcttctctgtatgctcattttgcaacattgtgtgatacatgtttgtatatcttttgtgaaattctcatatggttgtggatgaagatgaaatttggtgggagcattgtagacacattataggacatcatggttttgatcccattcatttataatatgttgtcactgttttatgaattattgaagtggatgcttgcttgaatgtcttggtttggcttgaataattgtgtctggatttcttgattttcattgacctactttcttttgtccaattgagctgaaaattgacatgctatacattgaatatgtcctgttttggtgtgaatttttgtggaattaattgagtggttttggtatgcttttgagtgaaatagttctgtttggtcttttggtgttgcaaattgcatgattgatgttaaattgtgcatgaaatgataatggtgaatggtatgagcatgggaccaattgcatttgcttttgaattgttttaataTGATTTTGGATGAGTTGCACTTGttgtttagaattttttatcccttttggaccctaggcttggcctagtggtcttgtttctcacatttggtttggattttcaggatgaaatgcacaatgcttaaggagattgcttcaaggcaatttgaattgagtttggttgatgattgagaactaatttgactttgttttgtaggttgtgatgcttgagcttgagcttatagcttgcacttgtgtgcattaacttgtgttgtctgtatagattgacttttgctgtttattgttggtttgtctgagtactgatgatacttgattgatttcaggtacatttagtcgcttacagttctttaagaacttgcttgctgctgcttggtttttaaaccagttgaggtaggacttctattctccatgtagtctggaagacctggcctgttacttggccaggcaactgtctgaagtcctccttaagaggcgatgtttgtggttgtttacatttgtgccaagcaggtaaagacctctatgaggcaattggtggatcaaagggatatgcaatctatcccccactattctgttgagtcgttcccctgctcacacggctgtgtgttgatgcattgggacgCAAACCCAAGATTttgtgttgttgcacaatcgagtcagagtctttgagcgtagacgggtccctccattctggacccacgctcctttgtctgagctctccctggtcagggataagagctgtgaagtctaatcttcactcacctttcatctgcttcaccttagccccgcaatggcaaggttaagagcgaatactacccatgtacagatgacttgcctcggcagtcaaacccattgtttgatcctcacttgactggttatagtgtgtgctttgtgaatatttgtttgctctgtttgcttgtatgcttgtatgcttgctttcttcctggataggattagcttgcagttgcgcaagtaggtagaaacctcgacgtagggtaatgatgcatgacaacactaggctcgagtacagctccctggtagtgtgtcttcccttggtttctggctagattttctttcccttgagggggaactacatcgccctgatcctcgttccagacgaggtatgtaggcaggagaccgtgcgaggtctctccgggcactttttttcttttttgtgtgtgtttacctgttatcttcttgtgtgtcaggatatggacgtaagcccagcgattggctgtacgtatcctgattgtgtttgtttggttcggaagctgacgtaattccatcgagtggttgtcgggttccaggtttgcctgtgggtgtgtgtgtcttgtttggcgtgcgtaagccgaactacggcagctctgattctcgttccagacgagatacgtaggcataggatgcgatgtcctatcgagctcttttcctcttaaccccacctgtgttgtcttcggtgtgtgtgtgtgtgatgttttagcaaccttttcttttcttagaacgtggatcccgtcgagtacgacggacgtgaggggtgctaataccttccccttgcgtaactgactcccttaccctttctctttggtcgcgagaccatgctttttccaggtttctctgagcgtttcctttccctatcttgggataaataacgcgcagtggcggctctatttgttttttttgtttcagcccgccggttgtttttcgcggatgcgacagctggcgactctgctggggaaacaacgatgttgacctgtgctggtccttcttccctaagcgagtctctcctagcgttctaggattagtttaggttgcttgtgttgtgttatttattgcatttattattctaaccagtgtatatatttgcataaatatttgcatgcatcatactatcatgttgccgtcctctgtgcaggtggttcctctgtttgggggtgggtgttctgagtggggctaaaacccaggcccgagtatacacctaggattagtgtggtctcatgttgcctctttcatgttaagtcaacatgtgcctggcagcatgatgtaccacaagccggacgaggttcatttgatagtgcttgcctctgtgggtattccactttggttgagttacttcatctgaactgttgactctggtgaccgatcatttcccggatctttggtttagacgatcttaagggagctacaatggcacacccgaaagggcaaacccattgagtatctctgcccgattgtcgagactattatccgccttaggatgacctgattagaatttacttgtgaggggagggtgattcttacagatgtATGTTCAGATGGTGATTTTTTGTTCCGaggatcagagtcatatttataagtcggatttatggtcgtttctttctgagacgccggagtgctgtccgtggtatttatcagtggggatccgtttattttaggattccccgggccgattcagatgattatGGGTATCCGttcagagatggtttgatgatgatgatgatgtatctgtcttccgtttatttcggaacccgtgggttGGATTGGTGGTTACTTGTTCtctcagatggttatgatcagttcaggAACCAGGGCTGTGACTCAGAGTAACAGATGATTAGATGGCTTGtaggatggcaacgcattgcattcattcatcagcatcattacatcttgcattaattgcatctaacacatgtttacccatatgcagggacatttttgatcgagacCCTAGTTGAGAGACTTCCtgttcagatatgaggaccggtctgaaagacaacattgcctacagtttcttcgaccctgagattggtgtgctgaaggagatgatagcattgattactcccgaccatgtggggatgttcagagagtcatacggtagtatcctgaagatggttttcagactcactgacagtgacaggagcgccattcatacacttctccaattttatgacccggggctgagatgcttcgtgtttctggactatttgttgggacctctgatggaggattatgctagcatcctgggtgttcagatccgtgatcagattcctttccatgttGCTAGGGTGGAGCCcgatgtccttgggatttcccgtgctctttatttgagtccggaaatgatcaaggagggattgaaggaaaaggggaagttgcctggatttcatttgagtttcttggaagctaatgccaaggaacatgctgcagtgggtaattggaagacggtttaCGCTCTggttgctgtgagcatttatgggatagttctgtttcctaatcagaagaactttgtggaccataatgctatcaggttgttcctacagaggaaccctattcctactctgatcggagatgtttactactcggttcataacaggaacgagaaaCGACGTGGGGGTTTGATCAGGTGCTGTGCTCAGCTGctcttcaggtggtttatggggtatttgccttcccgaggtgcttttgctcatcttgatccttctgtcaagtggtccttcaggttgatgggtttgcgggctgatgatattgcatggactcataatggtttggcaGGACGGAATTTTAtatacagttgtgggagtttacctaatgtggctcttgtgggagttcagggttgcatcaattacaacccggtgtttctcaggagacagatggggtttgctgtagagggtcctcctctcagtcgagagattcaggagtccttttacttcccaattgatggcaatcaggccaagctgaggcaggtattggatgagtggcgtgatattcagaggaagggtaaggttccttatggtaaggtcaactgtcggtattttccattatttgaggattggttgcggaagaggattgagattacacatctaccatttccgggaggtgatccttggtgtcctatgattgagggtccaagttcttctgtcagcatggaagaattcctcgagatgaagagggccagagatcagttgcttgcagagaaagcggagtTGGAGATGACGGTTGCTCGGGTTCAGATAGCcaaccaggagatcaaagtgaagatggaagatcaagacaagcgacatgccttggaagcaaagcgctttgagatggataccgcctattatgggaaggtcagtcaggccttggcatcttcagcaaaggagcatgacatcaccaaagagagattggccagagctgcaaaggttattgaagatgagaagaggaggcagatcctcgtgagagatcagagggatgacagagtcagagttctcattgctgagtgggaagccaagctgaaggttaaggaagCGGAGAAAGTGAAGATCgtcgccgagagagatcactgtatagctgagagggatcattatatgacagagagagatcattacttcaggcagataaagattcaccagaaagaggtggggagattacagcaggagaacaccgagctcaggttcgccgtagagttcgcgaagatggaagatgagttagggccatctgtgggaccctcatcaggctagctttcatttgttgtggattaccgtcaggcttgttgacggaatccATTGGCTTGTATctc from Lathyrus oleraceus cultivar Zhongwan6 chromosome 7, CAAS_Psat_ZW6_1.0, whole genome shotgun sequence encodes the following:
- the LOC127104718 gene encoding uncharacterized protein LOC127104718 is translated as MEYVEVKTFCFLLEHSMSFEDSVELHVTSSKALLIIGSHMPEVVASHYALKVPWLKQLLLNHVDWNTRESIACLLGIVSSALPLLSSCYLLSSMVSSPYHISQTHKPRFETQHDALCAIGYITADYLSRALMPENFLRKTLRCLVDVVNSETSALAAVAMQALGHIGLRISLPPLEDSNSDGILILLYDKLSNFLLSDDGKAIQKIVISIGHICVKESSSFHIDMALNLIFSLCRSKAEDVLFAVGEALSFLWGSVPVSADTILRTNFTSLSTASNFLMGDLNSAESKQIPNGQSEHSERYHASARDAITKKLFHELLYSSRKEERCAGTVWLVSLTKYCGSHPTIQKMLPEIQEAFPHLLGEQNELTQELASQGMSIVYDLGDESMKQTLVNELVNTLTGSGKWKRAIKLVEDSEVFQDGSLGETASGGKLNTYKELCSLANEMGQPDLIYKFMDLANHQASLNSKRAAASGFSKIAKQAGDALKPHLQSLVPRLVRYQYDPDKNVQDAMVHIWKSLVADSKKTIDEHLDLIIDDLLVQCGSRLWRSREASCLALADIIQGRKFYEVGKHLKRLWSGAFRAMDNIKENTETVNSKFSEAAMHEITKIAADLINNPLISVFEDHGGSDIDTSSSIPITVREAIVWRKKIHSGPADAFHFHCSKITW